A stretch of DNA from Flavobacteriaceae bacterium MAR_2009_75:
TAAGCACAATGATATTGATAGTCTTGAAAAAAATCTCGAGCGTGCTACCAAAATGGCCGAGCAAACTGGTGGTGGTATCTTGGTGATTTCAGAAGGTGTTTTTGGCATGCGTGGAGAGCAAGGCAAACTAAAGGAGATAGTTGCACTTAAAGAAAAGTATAACTTTAGGCTTTTTGTTGATGACGCTCATGGTTTCGGTACCCTTGGTAAGACCGGTGCAGGTGCAGGTCAAGAACAGGGGGTTCAAGATGGTATAGACGTTTATTTTGCAACCTTTGCAAAGTCGATGGCAAGTATTGGAGCGTTTTTGGCTGCTGACAAGCAAATCATTGATTACTTAAAATATAACTTACGTTCTCAAATGTTCGCTAAGTCGTTACCTATGATTTATGTTAAGGGAGCGCTGAAAAGGCTTGATATGTTACGAACCATGCCAGAACTTAAGGCGAAATTATGGGAGAATGTAAATGCATTGCAAAATGGTTTGACCAGTAGAGGTTTTAACATTGGTGATACCAATAGTTGTGTTACCCCGGTTTATTTAAACGGCAGTATACCGGAAGCTATGGCGTTGGTAAAAGATTTACGTGAAAATTACGGAATCTTCTGTTCTATAGTTGTATACCCAGTAATACCTAAAGGGTTGATTCTGTTACGTATGATTCCTACAGCAACACATACCTTGGTAGATATCGAGGAGACGTTGGAGGCATTTTCTGCAATTAGAGAACGCCTAGAGAACGGTACTTATAAAAAGCTATCAGCTGCAGTTGCCGCTGCAATGGGAGAATAGTGCGATAAGAAATATAGACTAAAAGGCCTTTCAAATTTTTGAAAGGCCTTTTGTTTTTACGCTGCTATTTGAAGATTTTTTTGAATGAATTCTTTCCAGCTTTTCAAGGAACTTAATTCACTATAAAGAGGTAAATTATCATCAGTATTAAAGAATTCTATGCTTATCTCAGACCCTTGCGCCGAAAAAGGTAAAAGGTTCAGTTCAAGCTTATCCACCATAAAACTTCGTTTCTTATCACGATTTATTACTTTATCTGTTTGAATTATTTTACAATCCTTTATTTCATTAAGTGCAATGCGATATTCTTTAGCAAAGTTTTTCCCTTCCTTATAAAAGAATAGAAAATTATTTTTTGCATCAACGCCAATGGCGAAGTTGGTGAATATTTCAAACTTGCCTAATTCGTATCCATTGTCGGTAGCCATTGATTGAATGACTTTAAATAATTTTTTCTGCCTTTTGCTTTTCCCTCTAAAAAGAAAAACGAACGGTAGTATACATATGATTAAAATTACTGCGCACACGAGCGCACTACCAAAATCTGTATTCATGGGTGTTTTTTTAAATAATAAAATTGATGATTTGCGCCAATAGGTATTTACCCGGCGTTTATTTTGTTCAGTCGAACGAGAACGAATTTTTTAGAGAAGAAATGTTACCAGAAATAGTGGAAAGGAAAGATTATGTCACATTTTCGTAAGCGGATAAGAAGCTGGTTCGAAAATTTTAAATAAGACCTAAATTTGGCTATATATTGATTTTCGTTATGTTTTTCGCTAGTAATTAAATTAAAAGGTTTTTTTATTTTAATTAGTGACGATGTAGCTAAATTTTCACTGCTTGAATCAATTTCAAGAAGTGTACAATTAAATTTAACCTGAGAATGATGAACAAAGAGCTCTTTCTTTGAGTGTGGGTTTACTTTAGCAAACGAATTATCATTAAGTTTTGATAACATACCTAATGACAGCTGCAAGATAGCAACCAAGAAAATTCCGAAAAGTGGCTTAGTAAGCTTGCCCATTGTGCAAAATTAGTCGAGCGGAAATCAAAATTACTAACTCATATGTTAATTTATACAAAATAGAAACCCTTAAATTTTAAGGGTCCTATTTACCTCTTCAAAGGCTTGAGCCTTATCTGCCAGAACCACTAAGGTATCATCTGCCAAAATCTCGGTGCTTCCGTTTGGTGTGATATAGCTATTGTCTCTAATGATCATGGCGATTATCGCATTCTTTGGAAAACTGAGGTCGACTATCTTTTTATCTACAGCAAAACAGTTTTTTGTTACGGTTATCTCTCTCATTTCGGCCTTTGGGTTTTCGGTCATTAACAAGTCGGTCGCCGTCAGTTTTTTGGCTTTTTCGGGTAATGCAACATGAAGCCATTTCGCAATAAGTGAGAGGGTCGTACCCTGAATTAGTACAGAAGTTACAGATATAAAAAAAACGATATTAAATATCATATTGGCTTTTTCAATACCTGCCAAAAGAGGATAGGTTGCAAATACAATGGGTACCGCCCCCCTTAAGCCTACCCAAGAAATATAAAGACGTCTTCTCATTTTCATTTTAAAGAAAATCAAACTGATGAACACTCCTATAGGTCGAGCGATAAGAATCAAAAATACCGAAATGAGAAGGCCAATACCAAATATCGGTACTACCTGACCTGGGAATACTAGTAGGCCTAACGTAAGAAAGAGCACGATTTGCATAAGCCATGCGAGCCCATCATAGACTTTTAAAATGGTTTTTTTGTGTATTAAATCTTGGTTTCCTAAGTATACGGCACAGATATAAATAGCAAGAAATCCGTTACCACCTAAACTATTGGTAGCAGAAAAAGTAATGAACATTAACGAAATGACCAGTACGGGATAAAGTCCTTCAAAATCAAGTTTTATTTTATTTATAATCAGTTTGCTGAGTTTACCGAATATAAAACCGGCAATACCACCAAGAATCATTTGCTGTAAGAGCATTGGTATTACCGAAAAAATGCTTTGATCTTGATTGACTACCAATGTTAAAAAGGCTATAGTCAATACATAGGCCATTGGGTCGTTACTACCGCTCTCTAGTTCTAAGGTAGGTCTCAAATTGGTCTTCAGGGCAAGGCTTTTAGAGCGTAAGATTGAAAAAACTGCTGCCGCATCGGTCGATGAAACTATCGAACCTAAAAGCATGCTTTCGTAAATGGTAAAATCGGTTATCAGCCAAACAAAGGTTCCCAAAGATAAGGCCGTGAGTAAAACACCTAATGTTGATAAGGCAATGCCCTCACGTAAAACGGGTTTAATCGAGTTCCAGTTAGTGTCTAACCCTCCTGAAAAAAGTATAAAATTCAATGAAACAAGTCCAATAAATTGTGCAGTCTTAGGATCATTAAATTGAATTCCTCCAAGTCCGTCAGAGCCCGCAAGCATACCAATGGCAAGAAAGAAAAGCAATATGGGTACTCCAAACTTGTAAGAAGTTTTTCCTGCAATAATACTGATCAACAACAATAATGACCCGACTAGAACAATATTTTCTATGGTTAGATTCATTGGGTTTTATCTTGAGATTTAAATCGTATTAGCTGATATAATTTTGAAAAATCAATTTTATAGGTTTTTTACTACAAAATAAATAAGATTTTATAACAATTTGATGTTCATGGCGTTATATAGTTTAACCCTCGCGCTTCAAACTTTTGAGGTCATGAAACAGTTGAATATTTCTCGTGTAAAAATACCATTTACAATTAGTATAATGGTTCTTTTTCTATGGCTAATTGGTAAATCTGATTCTTCAGCTTCACCACTTTCAGAAGTAGTTGTTTCCGATTTAAACCTACTTACTCACTTTTATGAAGATACAACTGACTGCAAATACAGAAATACTAATGAATGTATTGATTACCTGAGTGAGAAGGCGAGTGAGCTATTTCGTAAAAAACCTGACGAAGCCTATTCAATAGGAGAGCAGTTAGTGTTATTGGGCGAAACCAATAATTTAGAGATTTGCATAGCAAAGGGGAAAGAAGTTATGGCTCGTGCCTCTATGAATAAAACGGTAAACGTCAGCAGCTTTCGAATGGCAAAAGAAGCCCTTGATTACGCCCTGAAAATTAAAGCAGATACTGTTTATCTAGATTGTATTAACATTCTAGGCTTAGGCCATTTTAGAAAAAAAGAATATCACAAGGTCTTTCAATACAATCAAATGGGGCTTGAATTTGCTAAGAAAGCCAATATTAAGGATAGAAGGTTAAGGTTCACGACAAATGCAGGGGTAATACTTCTAAAAGTTGGAGAATACGATAAAGCACTTAAATATTTTGATGAAGCTCTAAACTTATCGACAACTAATAAAGAATCGATACAGTTGGCCAAACTTCATATGAACAAAGCCGATCTATTTTATTACCAAAAAAAATATGATTTAGCAGAAAGAGAAATTTCAACATCTCTACAAGTTTTAGATGGGTTCGAAAATCAACTTATAGAAACTGAGGCAAATTTAATTCGAGGAAAAATTAGCTTTAAGAAAGGTGATTTGTTAGGTGCAAAAAATTATTACGATAAAGCCGATAAGTTGCTTGTAAACTGGCAAGATTATAAACGATTGGCCCAAGTAAACCTTGGTTTTTCCGGTATTGCTCTTAAAAATAGTAAGTTAAAAGAGGCAGAAAAATATGCTCTTATTGCTAGTAAATATTCAAATACATCGAACTATAATAATGGCAAGTTAGAGTCATCGAAACTACTTCATCAAATTAATTCACATCTTAAAAACTATGAACGCGCTAGCAAGTACCTGCTCACTCATACGCATTTGTTAGATTCTCTTGAGGTAGCTGAAAA
This window harbors:
- a CDS encoding glycine C-acetyltransferase, translating into MRDLFDRILDNKGPLGKWASQAEGYFVFPKLEGPISNRMKFQGKDVITWSINDYLGLANLPEIKKVDGEAAAEYGAAYPMGARMMSGHTDFHEQLQQELADFVDKESAYLLNFGYQGMVSAIDALVSKDDIIVYDVDSHACIIDGVRLHMGKRFTFKHNDIDSLEKNLERATKMAEQTGGGILVISEGVFGMRGEQGKLKEIVALKEKYNFRLFVDDAHGFGTLGKTGAGAGQEQGVQDGIDVYFATFAKSMASIGAFLAADKQIIDYLKYNLRSQMFAKSLPMIYVKGALKRLDMLRTMPELKAKLWENVNALQNGLTSRGFNIGDTNSCVTPVYLNGSIPEAMALVKDLRENYGIFCSIVVYPVIPKGLILLRMIPTATHTLVDIEETLEAFSAIRERLENGTYKKLSAAVAAAMGE
- a CDS encoding cell volume regulation protein A, encoding MNLTIENIVLVGSLLLLISIIAGKTSYKFGVPILLFFLAIGMLAGSDGLGGIQFNDPKTAQFIGLVSLNFILFSGGLDTNWNSIKPVLREGIALSTLGVLLTALSLGTFVWLITDFTIYESMLLGSIVSSTDAAAVFSILRSKSLALKTNLRPTLELESGSNDPMAYVLTIAFLTLVVNQDQSIFSVIPMLLQQMILGGIAGFIFGKLSKLIINKIKLDFEGLYPVLVISLMFITFSATNSLGGNGFLAIYICAVYLGNQDLIHKKTILKVYDGLAWLMQIVLFLTLGLLVFPGQVVPIFGIGLLISVFLILIARPIGVFISLIFFKMKMRRRLYISWVGLRGAVPIVFATYPLLAGIEKANMIFNIVFFISVTSVLIQGTTLSLIAKWLHVALPEKAKKLTATDLLMTENPKAEMREITVTKNCFAVDKKIVDLSFPKNAIIAMIIRDNSYITPNGSTEILADDTLVVLADKAQAFEEVNRTLKI
- a CDS encoding signal transduction histidine kinase, coding for MFMALYSLTLALQTFEVMKQLNISRVKIPFTISIMVLFLWLIGKSDSSASPLSEVVVSDLNLLTHFYEDTTDCKYRNTNECIDYLSEKASELFRKKPDEAYSIGEQLVLLGETNNLEICIAKGKEVMARASMNKTVNVSSFRMAKEALDYALKIKADTVYLDCINILGLGHFRKKEYHKVFQYNQMGLEFAKKANIKDRRLRFTTNAGVILLKVGEYDKALKYFDEALNLSTTNKESIQLAKLHMNKADLFYYQKKYDLAEREISTSLQVLDGFENQLIETEANLIRGKISFKKGDLLGAKNYYDKADKLLVNWQDYKRLAQVNLGFSGIALKNSKLKEAEKYALIASKYSNTSNYNNGKLESSKLLHQINSHLKNYERASKYLLTHTHLLDSLEVAENQTKVRIKLVEMNLKQKQDQAKAEERINKRRQNFILYATVFLLLILVGITLIIMQNERKQRVLNRSLYVSKMELEKQSLILSQSNDDKSKLFSIISHDLKGPMNSFKELVKMYNRGVISKQEIDMFAPQFENKIDGILLTLNNLLTWGKNQMGGIKTEPVNINLHDLAATNISLLSEIAQKKSIELVNQLSVKSNAWADRDQIDIVIRNLLSNAIKFTKENGVITIYASNMNDKWQVCVQDSGIGMSEETVARIFNDDSSFTTYGTKGEKGTGLGLMVCKEMVLNNKGDIWVDSKIGSGSKFYFTVPKLIP